Within Felis catus isolate Fca126 chromosome A1, F.catus_Fca126_mat1.0, whole genome shotgun sequence, the genomic segment TCACCATTCCTCTGGTCTGGGGTCTCTGCCTCAGCACTTGGGTCTGGGAGGGCTCTGGATGAGTGTGGGGGCTGTGGCCCTTCCCTCTTTGTGCCCCAAACCTCTCCTGCAGTTAGGCTGGGGACAGGACCATCTTCCAGTCCTCTAGCACTAGAACTGCCTGCTCAAGTGAACAGGGCCAGGTGGCTGAGTGTGGACTCAGCAACCCCAGCACCTTCACACACTAGCTAAGGAGTCTTGGGAACTGCTTAACCATTttgtgtgcttcagtttcctcatttgcaaagcaGGAACTGTATCAGCACCTACTCCATAGGGATCTTTTGAAGATCAAAAGACTTGACCCATgtcaagtgcttagaacagtcACTAGCACTCCAAGAGCCTGAGGAATGCCATCATCATCTCCACGTGACCCTTGGAGGGCCCAAGAAACCAGCAGTAGTGGGCAGCAGCTGTGTACTGGTGGCTTGGTTTTCTGCCTTATCTACCAGCTGTCTGCTTTAGTGATTATTAACTGTAGGTAAGCTCTGCAGGTCCACCCCCAtctttctcttcccatctctGAATCCACCCACATTCCAGGCTTCTTTGCTTCAGCTTCTCCTTCACCTCAGCATCCCCTTCATCCCTTCATCGCTTCTCACCTCTGAAGCCACATAAAACCCAATCTGTGCCCCTCACATTCCTCACATTCAAATACTGTCGGTTGGAGAAGATCCGTCCGCAGCCAGGGAAGTCACAAGGCAGCAGCTCTCTTTTGGCAGCtttcctgggaggaggaggaTAGGGAGGAGCATAAGGACTCCCACAGGCTCTCCTCAACTCCCTCTTCTCACTCTCCCCCCTCCAGCCCCGCTCTGCAAGTCCTACCTAATTCTCTTGGGGCCAATCTGTGCCGTGTCCTCCTCCCAGGCCAAGGTCAGGGCAGACTGGGCCTGAATCCCAGGGCTACGGGCAGCAAAGAGGGAGCAGAGGGCCTCGAGGGAGGGCCATGTTCCGGGATGCCCCTGCCCTCTGTCTCAGCCATCAGGTTACCTGGCCAGAGGCTCAGTCTGCTGGGCTGCTTGAGGGGTCCCTCTGAGTTCTGGCTGTACCCCAACTTCGGTAGGAAGAGCTCCAGAACTcaatgatgatgttgatgagGATGGTACAGCAAGAGGATTGAGGAGagctgctggggctgggggtgtctCCCCCTCCTTAAGTGTATGGGTgacaggggaaggaaggagtctGGGGGCATCTGGATCACTgctgaaaagagaaggaagaggagggcatTATTTCCCTGGGCTTTCAGCTAGCCCTGAGCCCCCGAAATGCTAAGATCCCAAACTCAGAACAGCCCTACTCCTACCCAGGATCTCTGTTCACACCTGCTTTCAGCTTTCATTCTGCCCTACAGCCTAACTTTACCACCTTCCACCCAATTCAAAGCCTCCAATTCTTTCTGCCTTCCCCAATGCCCATCCTGCCTTCCCCACCAAGTCTGCAAAGCTTTGGAAGCCCTGGCcagctgctccctccctcctcctgctctgttCAGCATCCTCCTTCAGCCCCAACTTGCTCATCTGGGGAGGAGCTGTAGGTCCATGGGCTGGCCTCACTGAGCATCTCCTCTTCGTCCtcgtcttcctcctccccctcttctcctggGGGCGGGAAGGTCTCCAGGAGGGGTCCTACTTCCCTGCTGGACCAAGGAAGGCAAGCCTCAGGCTCTGCTCCTTCACCTGCACTGTCCACCCAAGTCTatcctgtccctcccacccccaacctcaccTGGGTGACCTGGCCTCCTGAGTCCTCTCATCATGCTCAGATTCCAAACCTGTAGGGTCAAAGGGGAAGGAACTCTGGGCTGGAGGGATGAGGACAGGTATACTTCTAAGGTCTGAAGTGGTGGGAGGACTcttgggaaggaggagggtgcAGAGGCTACTGGAGTGGGaagggatattttattttagaaatgatacATTCACATGggttcagaaaataaaagtataaaaaagtacACTATGAAAAGCCTCTTTTCCAATACTGTTCCCAATCACCTATTCTTCCCACAGACAGCCTGGTTTCCTACATGCCCTTCCAGAGATATTTTATACATCCGTTAAGTGCATACATACATTCTTTCTCCTCTTAGTTTTCCACCAAGGGTAACACAACATACGCCCTAtgctgttttttgctttttatacctgaaaatatatttaaggataTATTTTCTTGTAAGCATAGTTTTTTCATTGAGAAAGGATAATTTTTAGACAATGAAGCTCTAAGCAAAAGAGATGGGaacctcttcccttccttttctccacaactCTTCTTTCCCCCAGCCTACCTGCAGGTGCTTGCCCACTCCTGGCCTCTGGGCACCAGCTTCTTGGGGCAGTACTTGGCCGGAAAACTGGCTTGGGCTCCTCTGGAGATATGGGTCCTGACGAGGGGCCCCAGGAGAAGGTGTGGCCCGCAGAGCACTCCCACACAAGTCCCCCATCTTGGCCCCCGGGCCCCCGAAGCCCAGGCACCAGGCTGCATTCTCGGCTGTGGGCATGAGACAGGAGCACCAGATACTGCAGACCCTTGGGGGGCAAAGGCTCAGGACCTGGAATGGTGAAGACAACAATCAGGGCAAGTGGGGAGGCCTCCTACTCTCACTCTGGGGCTACATtcagccctgccccccagccccctgggcaACCCCAGTCTAGTCCATTTTACCATTCTTCAGAGCCCAGAACCTCCCCAAGGTCCTGAGACACTGCTCTCTTTTATACAGGACGTTCCCATCAAACTACCCTGGTCTCCCCAATTCTCCACCTTTTCCCAAACTCACTCAGATCCAATCTCCTTATGGAGAATGCTGCTGGGTCACATCACTCACTCCCTgttgcccctcttccctccctggctcctgACCCCCTAACTTTAGCTATTCCCTACCTACCTGCACAGAGCACACAGCCTGAAGAAGTGTACCTGCCAGGGTAGGGAAGAGAGGCAGTTTAGGTAGGGGTCCAGGCCAACTGCTCTCAGCACTCCCACACTTTTAAGGGACCAGTCCTAAGGGCCCCTCTATTCACTGGGGACCAACAGGAGGGCACAAAGGCCACAAATCACAGAGGCGGTTCTGCTGAAATGAGAAATCTACGGGTGGTAAGGGGCAATGAGCCACCACCTGATCCTGGGAGGGGACTGGGTGTTACAGCCTGGGTGCCCTCCCCCAGAGTCCCGCCCAGGCCCCTAACCGGTCCAACAGGAACTTAGCGAGTTGCGAGTGCAGGGAGAAACCCAGCCGCTCCTTGAGAAGGCACCACTGCTCCATGTGGCCACCTAGGCGGATACGGCACTTGCTGCGGCGCGCGTCCAGCTGCCGTCGCTTCTCCTGCCGCCTGCGGGATGCGTCCACCGGGGAGGAAGCCATAGGCACCAGGACCTACAAGGTGGAGGAGACACTAATATGGGCGTACCTGATCCCGGGCCTCTGGCTCCACCCGCcattggggcctcagtttcctcatcaatgaATTGGAGCAAAACTAAGTCATTTCAATAGCATCCCCTGCCATTGGGCCCAACTACTCCAGCTTACAGGACATGTAAACTAGCTCTGTggagtgggaggcagggagacaaaGTCAATGTCAGAACAATGGCCTGACTCCGGGCATACTGAAGTGTAGAAACGGAAGCTATGGGGAAGGGGCGTGAGACTTTCATGGAGAAATTTCAGCTGGGGCTGGATGAGGGGTTGGTAAACAGTTTCACCTTGAAGAGAACATGGGCCTTTACTggttggtgggggaaggggaggtcgTGTGTTTTGGGGGCGCTCTTCATAGCGGGGTGAATGTAGGTGGGGGCGGGGTCTGGAGGGCTCTCCCACCCGGTCTCCGGCCGTCCCACTTAACGCTCACTGTGTGTAGGGCTGGCCAATTCCACAGGCAGCTACCAGGCCACCCAGAGCGCCCGCCGCGGCCCACCCCGACTCGGCCTTACCTGCGCGCCCCCACCCGCCCTCGCCCGGAATGCGCCTGCGCCTCCCCCGCCTTGCGCGCAGGCCCGGAGAGCAGAGATGGACAAGGGCCCACCTCGCGCGCACAGCCGCCGTTTCTCTTTTAAGAGGAACCCGTCCCCCTCCGCGTCGGAGCCTGCAGCCGGGAACAGGGGCCGGGGCTactgggagggcagagacagaggcccGCAGCGCGCGCCTGCGCATTGGCCACCTAGCGTAGCGCCTGCCGGGAGGTGTAGTTCCCGCAGGAATTGCCCAAGCACCTCGCTTAGCGCCAGGGGAATTGTGGAGGGGTGGCTTTTGTGGCAAGCGCCCGCGCATGATGGGGAAATGAATGGTACCAAGCCCTCCCCCTGTGTGCCGACCCCAGCCTCTCCAGCCTGCTCATGGATGTTGCCTCCACAATTACTATTTTGTACTTCAccttcaatttctctctctcagttgCCATCAACGGGCACACATGCAGTGCAGAATCAGCCACCCTAAAAAACCAACTAGACTCCTCTCTAGAACCCCAGGGCCCATTCCCTCTGTCTGCATCAAAAGTCCTCTGAAAAGTTGCCTAGATTTGCTGTGGACTCTTGTTGACTTCCCATTCTCTTTTCTAATGACTCCAGTGGCGTTTTCCCTTTCAAGGAACAGCTGGAATGGAACGGTCACTTGGCTGTGGTCTCTCCTCCATCAGAGCAACATCTGACAGTGTAGATCTTTCCCTccataccccacccccaccccaaatcccacTGGCTTCTGTGACTTCACactttcctgattttcttccttcttcattggctcttcctttccttcctgaatCTCCCCGCTCTGACCCAACAAAATGTAGTGTCCTCCTGGATCAGGCTCTAAAACAAGTGTTGTCGCTTACCTCTTCTGGAGTGATCTAGTTGCCCgatggctttgttttgtttcttccaattatttctttaaattccagttagttaacatacagcgtaatatattaatttcagatttaGTGATTCATGTACATACAACACTCAAGCTCCTCACAATATGTACCCTGCTTCatacccatcacttatttaaccagTAGCCCTGCCCGCCTCCtgtccatcaaccctcagtttgttccctatagttcagggtctgttttatggtttgcctcactctTTTATTTCCCCAATTTTCATCTgatacatttcttaaatttcatatatgagtgaaatcatatggtattgatCTTTCCATGActagcttattttgcttagcataatatactctagctccatccacatccttACAAATGGTaacaattcattctttttttttatgacagagtaatatttcattgtgtgtgtgtatatatatatatatatatatatatatatatatacaccacttctttatccattcatcagtcgatggacatttgggctcttttcataatttggctactgttgataatgctgttataaacatcagggtgcatgtacctcctttgaatctgtatttttgtactctttagataaatacctagtagtgcaattgctggatcatcaggtagttctatttttaactttttgcggaatctccatactgttttctagagtggctgcagcagtttgcattcccaccaaaagtgcaagagggtttttctttctccacatccccaccaacatctgttgtttcttgtgttgataattttagccattctggtgattgtgtggtggtatctcattgtagttttgatttgtatttccttgataatgactgatgttgagcatcttttcatgtgtctatttgctatctggatatcttctttggaaaattttctattcatgtcttctgcacatttttttaacagggttatttgttttttgggtgttgagtttgacaagttctttgtagattctggatactaaccctttatctgtatCTCATTTGCGAATGTCTTGCCCCATTCCATAGGATGCCTTtcagttttggtgattgtttccatTGTTGTACAAaactctatcatctatctatctatctatctatccatctatctatgatctatttatttttgagagagggcacaagtgggggagggacagacgggtggggagagagagagagagagagagagagagagagagagagagagagagaaagagtatccGAGGCaaactccacaccatcagcatggagcccaacattggctcaaactcacaaaccataggatcatgacctgagccaaaactaggagttggatgcttacctgactgagacacctaggcaccccaaacaaAGCTTTTTAtctgatgaagttccaatagttcatttttgcttttgtttccctgcctcTAGAGATGTGTCTAGTAGGAAATTGTACCAGTCAAGGTCAAAGAGTTTGCTGcctttgttcttctctaggattttgatggtttcctgtctcatatttaggtctttcatccatttttttgtatggtgtaaaaaagtctattttcattcttctgcattttgctgtccagttttcccaatacaaattgctgaagagactatctttttccattggatattctttcctgttttgttgaagattagttgacaaTATAGTTGTGTATCcatttctaggctttctattttgttccattgatctgtgtgtctggtCTTGTAACAATATTATACTATTTTGATgactagagctttgtaatatagcctGAAGTCAGGAatcatgatacctccagctttgcctttgcttttccaggattgctttggctggttgggtcttttatggttcatgcaaattttaggattgtttgctctagttctgtgacaaatgctggtagtattttgatagggattgcactacatatgtagattgctttgggtagtatagacattttaaaaatatttgatcctcctatccatgagcatggaatgttttcctgtttcttagtGTCCTCTTTAATTACTGTCATAagattctatagttttcagagtacaggtcttttacctctttgctcaggtatattcctaggtatcttttgtttttggtgcaattgtaaatggggtggattcttttgtttcttttgatggtgcttcattattggtgtataaaaatgcaacagatttctgtatggtgattttatatcctacaactttgctgaattcatgtagaagatctagtaatttttttttttttttttgtggaatcctttgggttttcttttttttttttaattttttttttcaacgtttattttattttttgggacagagagagacagagcatgaacgggggaggggcagagagagagggagacacagaatcggaaacaggctccaggctctgagccatcagcccagagcctgacgcggagctcgaactcacggactgcgagatcgtgacctggctgaagtcggacgcttaaccgactgcgccacccaggcgccccttttgggttttctatataaagtatcatgtcatctgcaaatagtgaatgtttgacttctttcttgatgatttggatgccttttatttctttttgttgtccaaTCTCTGAGACCAAGACTTCCACTACTAAGTGAAATGGtaatggtgaaagtggacatgCTTGTCTTGTTGCTGACTGTAAAGGAAAGTCTCCCAGTCTTTCCCCAAtaaagatgatattagctgtggggccTTCATATacagcttttatgatgttgaggtctgttccttctatccctactttttgagagttttttttatcaagaatagatgctgtattttgtcagatgtgttttctgcacctattgagaggatcatatggttcttatcctttcttttattaatgtggtatatcaggtttattgatttgtggatattgaaccagccttgcagcccaggaataaatcctacttgatcatgaatgattcttttaatgtactgttgaattcaattagCTAGTATCATGCTGAAAGTTTTTGCATCCTTGctcataagggatattggcctgtaatt encodes:
- the ZNF692 gene encoding zinc finger protein 692 isoform X2 is translated as MASSPVDASRRRQEKRRQLDARRSKCRIRLGGHMEQWCLLKERLGFSLHSQLAKFLLDRYTSSGCVLCAGPEPLPPKGLQYLVLLSHAHSRECSLVPGLRGPGGQDGGLVWECSAGHTFSWGPSSGPISPEEPKPVFRPSTAPRSWCPEARSGQAPAGLESEHDERTQEARSPREVGPLLETFPPPGEEGEEEDEDEEEMLSEASPWTYSSSPDDSDPDAPRLLPSPVTHTLKEGETPPAPAALLNPLAVPSSSTSSLSSGALPTEVGVQPELRGTPQAAQQTEPLASPGIQAQSALTLAWEEDTAQIGPKRIRKAAKRELLPCDFPGCGRIFSNRQYLNHHKKYQHIHQKSFSCPEPACGKSFNFKKHLKEHVKLHSDTRDYICEFCARSFRTSSNLVIHRRIHTGEKPLQCEICGFTCRQKASLNWHRRKHAETAATLRFPCEFCGKRFEKPDSVAAHCSKSHPALLPAPQESPGPLEPCPSISASVTLRSDDESRPSLVPEALTTLHQQ
- the ZNF692 gene encoding zinc finger protein 692 isoform X5 is translated as MASSPVDASRRRQEKRRQLDARRSKCRIRLGGHMEQWCLLKERLGFSLHSQLAKYTSSGCVLCAGPEPLPPKGLQYLVLLSHAHSRECSLVPGLRGPGGQDGGLVWECSAGHTFSWGPSSGPISPEEPKPVFRPSTAPRSWCPEARSGQAPAGLESEHDERTQEARSPSREVGPLLETFPPPGEEGEEEDEDEEEMLSEASPWTYSSSPDDSDPDAPRLLPSPVTHTLKEGETPPAPAALLNPLAVPSSSTSSLSSGALPTEVGVQPELRGTPQAAQQTEPLASPGIQAQSALTLAWEEDTAQIGPKRIRKAAKRELLPCDFPGCGRIFSNRQYLNHHKKYQHIHQKSFSCPEPACGKSFNFKKHLKEHVKLHSDTRDYICEFCARSFRTSSNLVIHRRIHTGEKPLQCEICGFTCRQKASLNWHRRKHAETAATLRFPCEFCGKRFEKPDSVAAHCSKSHPALLPAPQESPGPLEPCPSISASVTLRSDDESRPSLVPEALTTLHQQ
- the ZNF692 gene encoding zinc finger protein 692 isoform X6 → MASSPVDASRRRQEKRRQLDARRSKCRIRLGGHMEQWCLLKERLGFSLHSQLAKFLLDRYTSSGCVLCAGPEPLPPKGLQYLVLLSHAHSRECSLVPGLRGPGGQDGGLVWECSAGHTFSWGPSSGPISPEEPKPVFRPSTAPRSWCPEARSGQAPAGLESEHDERTQEARSPSREVGPLLETFPPPGEEGEEEDEDEEEMLSEASPWTYSSSPDDSDPDAPRLLPSPVTHTLKEGETPPAPAALLNPLAVPSSSTSSLSSGALPTEVGVQPELRGTPQAAQQTEPLARKAAKRELLPCDFPGCGRIFSNRQYLNHHKKYQHIHQKSFSCPEPACGKSFNFKKHLKEHVKLHSDTRDYICEFCARSFRTSSNLVIHRRIHTGEKPLQCEICGFTCRQKASLNWHRRKHAETAATLRFPCEFCGKRFEKPDSVAAHCSKSHPALLPAPQESPGPLEPCPSISASVTLRSDDESRPSLVPEALTTLHQQ
- the ZNF692 gene encoding zinc finger protein 692 isoform X1, whose translation is MASSPVDASRRRQEKRRQLDARRSKCRIRLGGHMEQWCLLKERLGFSLHSQLAKFLLDRYTSSGCVLCAGPEPLPPKGLQYLVLLSHAHSRECSLVPGLRGPGGQDGGLVWECSAGHTFSWGPSSGPISPEEPKPVFRPSTAPRSWCPEARSGQAPAGLESEHDERTQEARSPSREVGPLLETFPPPGEEGEEEDEDEEEMLSEASPWTYSSSPDDSDPDAPRLLPSPVTHTLKEGETPPAPAALLNPLAVPSSSTSSLSSGALPTEVGVQPELRGTPQAAQQTEPLASPGIQAQSALTLAWEEDTAQIGPKRIRKAAKRELLPCDFPGCGRIFSNRQYLNHHKKYQHIHQKSFSCPEPACGKSFNFKKHLKEHVKLHSDTRDYICEFCARSFRTSSNLVIHRRIHTGEKPLQCEICGFTCRQKASLNWHRRKHAETAATLRFPCEFCGKRFEKPDSVAAHCSKSHPALLPAPQESPGPLEPCPSISASVTLRSDDESRPSLVPEALTTLHQQ
- the ZNF692 gene encoding zinc finger protein 692 isoform X3, which gives rise to MASSPVDASRRRQEKRRQLDARRSKCRIRLGGHMEQWCLLKERLGFSLHSQLAKFLLDRYTSSGCVLCAGPEPLPPKGLQYLVLLSHAHSRECSLVPGLRGPGGQDGGLVWECSAGHTFSWGPSSGPISPEEPKPVFRPSTAPRSWCPEARSGQAPAGLESEHDERTQEARSPSREVGPLLETFPPPGEEGEEEDEDEEEMLSEASPWTYSSSPDDDPDAPRLLPSPVTHTLKEGETPPAPAALLNPLAVPSSSTSSLSSGALPTEVGVQPELRGTPQAAQQTEPLASPGIQAQSALTLAWEEDTAQIGPKRIRKAAKRELLPCDFPGCGRIFSNRQYLNHHKKYQHIHQKSFSCPEPACGKSFNFKKHLKEHVKLHSDTRDYICEFCARSFRTSSNLVIHRRIHTGEKPLQCEICGFTCRQKASLNWHRRKHAETAATLRFPCEFCGKRFEKPDSVAAHCSKSHPALLPAPQESPGPLEPCPSISASVTLRSDDESRPSLVPEALTTLHQQ
- the ZNF692 gene encoding zinc finger protein 692 isoform X8, which translates into the protein MASSPVDASRRRQEKRRQLDARRSKCRIRLGGHMEQWCLLKERLGFSLHSQLAKFLLDRYTSSGCVLCAGPEPLPPKGLQYLVLLSHAHSRECSLVPGLRGPGGQDGGLVWECSAGHTFSWGPSSGPISPEEPKPVFRPSTAPRSWCPEARSGQAPAGLESEHDERTQEARSPSDPDAPRLLPSPVTHTLKEGETPPAPAALLNPLAVPSSSTSSLSSGALPTEVGVQPELRGTPQAAQQTEPLASPGIQAQSALTLAWEEDTAQIGPKRIRKAAKRELLPCDFPGCGRIFSNRQYLNHHKKYQHIHQKSFSCPEPACGKSFNFKKHLKEHVKLHSDTRDYICEFCARSFRTSSNLVIHRRIHTGEKPLQCEICGFTCRQKASLNWHRRKHAETAATLRFPCEFCGKRFEKPDSVAAHCSKSHPALLPAPQESPGPLEPCPSISASVTLRSDDESRPSLVPEALTTLHQQ
- the ZNF692 gene encoding zinc finger protein 692 isoform X7; translation: MASSPVDASRRRQEKRRQLDARRSKCRIRLGGHMEQWCLLKERLGFSLHSQLAKFLLDRYTSSGCVLCAGPEPLPPKGLQYLVLLSHAHSRECSLVPGLRGPGGQDGGLVWECSAGHTFSWGPSSGPISPEEPKPVFRPSTAPRSWCPEARSGQAPAGLESEHDERTQEARSPSSDPDAPRLLPSPVTHTLKEGETPPAPAALLNPLAVPSSSTSSLSSGALPTEVGVQPELRGTPQAAQQTEPLASPGIQAQSALTLAWEEDTAQIGPKRIRKAAKRELLPCDFPGCGRIFSNRQYLNHHKKYQHIHQKSFSCPEPACGKSFNFKKHLKEHVKLHSDTRDYICEFCARSFRTSSNLVIHRRIHTGEKPLQCEICGFTCRQKASLNWHRRKHAETAATLRFPCEFCGKRFEKPDSVAAHCSKSHPALLPAPQESPGPLEPCPSISASVTLRSDDESRPSLVPEALTTLHQQ
- the ZNF692 gene encoding zinc finger protein 692 isoform X4 gives rise to the protein MASSPVDASRRRQEKRRQLDARRSKCRIRLGGHMEQWCLLKERLGFSLHSQLAKFLLDRYTSSGCVLCAGPEPLPPKGLQYLVLLSHAHSRECSLVPGLRGPGGQDGGLVWECSAGHTFSWGPSSGPISPEEPKPVFRPSTAPRSWCPEARSGQAPAGLESEHDERTQEARSPREVGPLLETFPPPGEEGEEEDEDEEEMLSEASPWTYSSSPDDDPDAPRLLPSPVTHTLKEGETPPAPAALLNPLAVPSSSTSSLSSGALPTEVGVQPELRGTPQAAQQTEPLASPGIQAQSALTLAWEEDTAQIGPKRIRKAAKRELLPCDFPGCGRIFSNRQYLNHHKKYQHIHQKSFSCPEPACGKSFNFKKHLKEHVKLHSDTRDYICEFCARSFRTSSNLVIHRRIHTGEKPLQCEICGFTCRQKASLNWHRRKHAETAATLRFPCEFCGKRFEKPDSVAAHCSKSHPALLPAPQESPGPLEPCPSISASVTLRSDDESRPSLVPEALTTLHQQ